The genomic interval GTATGGTAAATAATATAGTTAAAGACATTAAGTGAAGATACTTTTCTATTTGATCATTGCAATAAGGTATGTTACTCACGTTGCACTGCAAACGTGTCCACACCGCCGAACCCCACAATCGACTCTTCGCCAATAACCTCTATCATCTATAATCTAAAGAAGCTGTATGTTTCCGCTAACCCGACAGACACAAACTTTTTGTACCGACCCTTAACTTTTGTTTTGCCATTTAAAGTCAAGTTTACAGCAAAACAAttagtttttgattaaatttgttaaattggaATATTTCATCCAAATAATGATTGCCATTTtagaattatattaaatgatgtttGCATTGATGTTTTGAAGACTTGTCAATTGAATTAAATTGTAAGTGGAACAAAACATGTAAAAGTCAAACAGAAATTCAATGAAAAAGTTACGACGAcctacttttttaatttttggcgATGTTAGCAGAAGTAAAACACAACTTTTTTACGCATTAAGAGTACAAAACACTTTAATTCTAAATTATATGAAAAGACACTTATGAAACCCATTAATTAAtcactaaattatttttttagatttcTACGGTAGGAATAATATTGTTATTGATTTGATTCTAATGATACACTGCATTTCATAATTAATTTCATCACAGCCATCAGTCAGATACAGTAATTTACATTTGATAACATTGGTTATAAATTAAAAACGATAATCTGAGGTCACTCATCAAATGGAGATATGCTTTAATATAGCTTTCTGTTTGTAAAGTCGTGAATACAAATGCATTTACTTTCTCCTCACACTGGTCCATTGTGATTGATGGACCCCCTCCAGTTTGTTTCATCGATAGGCGCcgttgtctttctttctttcgtAGTTTAGTTTTCGTGTCTGAAATCTTTTTTCGGACCTCTTCTACTGTACTCTCTTCTGCCCCCAGTGCGTTTATTCTGCATGAGATTATGTTTACATAAGTTTATCATGTTACAGCTGTAGTGACTTTTTAATAAGCGCTATCCTTAATATGGTGTTTTTGTGCGTTTAAACAACAGTAAGTAAATgtcactttgttttttttttaaatctaaaattgcgttcattgttaagtttcaaataaaataaaatagtgcgCTATATGATACTCACTGTTCTGTAATCTTTCCCCACGCAAGATCCTTATCTTTTCCAGATAATGTGGATGAAAAATTTCCGCTAATCAACGCATGCTGCTCGATGTAAGCAGCTGCTAACACCTCCGTTTCTATTTTTGCCCAATTCGATTTCCTTTTTTCTCTTTTCTTCTCATTAAGCGTTACCGCATCCATTGTGAAAAGCAACAACTAAAACAAGTGCAGACGACACTAGGTGACAACACACTTACAAAAGCAGATGGGTTacataaaacaacaaagtaaaaatagTATAGTTTAACCGTcagagttgttgttgtttgtttacatgttaCCTCCAAGTTGGATAGTTACGATAATTTTTTTCACGTACGTACGATGTAAAACTTACGCAATGTTAGTAAAACGCACTTACGAAATGCGTACGCTATTCGTAACTTGTCAACTTACGTCAATACTTACGCAATACTTAAGTATTGTTAGTAAAACGGTACCTAGGTGTTCATTTGTGTTGTCTGCTGATGAGGAGTTGTCGACTGCTATCACATATATTGTATCGTCCGATATAGTTTTAAGCTCACAGGTAAGTGTTTGTAATAAATGGTCAGCGTAAGAGGATATCTTTGTAAATGTAGTAAATGCAGTACACTTTGCAAGTATGGCAACTTCATCACCAAAACCACCATGTTCACTGCGTTTGTCAGCTCGGTCAATGTAGTAGGTATCAGTGAAGGCACTGAAGTCAGCATTGTTGTTGTTGAGCCATGTTTCTGTTAACACAATCACATCGGACGTCACTGCAATGGGGTCACTGATGATGTCTTCTTTATGACAAGGATATGATCTTACGTTTAGAGTAGAAACCTCTAAGAAATCTTGCAACACACTGAAGAAATTGTATGATAGACGCATCTTTCTGTTTTCTCTAAGACACTCAATTTCTTTCTGAACATCTTTCTTTATGATTGTTTACTTTTTAGTGTTGAAATAGATAATGTGTAACCCTGTGAGAATTCGAGCTCTACTTAGTGCAACATTGCCTTGTCCACCACCAAATTGACCATCAAAAGAGACAACAATATTGTCCATGGTAAGTCCTTGTACTTTATGGATAGTACACGCCCATGCTAACTTCAAAGGAAACTGATACCTTGCAACTGTCAAATTTTTATTCTTTCTATCCACAGTGAAAGATGTCTCAACCCTTAATATTGGTGTTGATTCATCATCGAGCTGTAATGCATATGGTGAATTTCGCCGGGCATTTATCCCTGTATTTTGATTATCAAATTTTACAGCAACAGCAACTTCGTCTCCCTTTCCAGATTTAATGAAAGCAACAATCTGTCCTTGTGCCCCATTGACTAAACCATCTACTACATCAAGGTTCCTCGTTAGCATCACCCTTGCTTCAAGAGTACTACTTCTGATGGTAGTCCTCTAGTATATTTTGGATCCTTTGGTAGCT from Dreissena polymorpha isolate Duluth1 chromosome 1, UMN_Dpol_1.0, whole genome shotgun sequence carries:
- the LOC127860188 gene encoding uncharacterized protein LOC127860188 isoform X2; its protein translation is MDAVTLNEKKREKRKSNWAKIETEVLAAAYIEQHALISGNFSSTLSGKDKDLAWGKITEQINALGAEESTVEEVRKKISDTKTKLRKKERQRRLSMKQTGGGPSITMDQCEEKMIEVIGEESIVGFGGVDTFAVQRTQQPMIGEHHGQSSSTMCEEPTVALEPQVVGGVATPKQKPKMYVQIPSTKNKRQKTSEDDDHEEVLQLLIQQNETLDAILLEQRRTRDLLAKLFSFPLMNNK
- the LOC127860188 gene encoding uncharacterized protein LOC127860188 isoform X3; its protein translation is MDAVTLNEKKREKRKSNWAKIETEVLAAAYIEQHALISGNFSSTLSGKDKDLAWGKITEQINALGAEESTVEEVRKKISDTKTKLRKKERQRRLSMKQTGGGPSITMDQCEEKMIEVIGEESIVGFGGVDTFAVQRTQQPMIGEHHGQSSSTMCEEPTVALEPQVVGGVATPKQKPKMIPSTKNKRQKTSEDDDHEEVLQLLIQQNETLDAILLEQRRTRDLLAKLFSFPLMNNK